A stretch of Treponema vincentii F0403 DNA encodes these proteins:
- a CDS encoding ABC transporter permease: protein MKRTDLAWIFFVLRRFNAADTKGRSAITGIFSVLGIAFGVTVLIVILAVMNGFQRSFIDTILQVSSAHVQLYGSEAALEEARAAGGFQSFYIFSETQTIMQGNYGRQQPAILRAVPETVLDDDRGFAGAVTMMEGSFDLSAPHSVVLGYELARMLSVSAGDRISLLALSGTADTDIFPEDAECLITGLMKTGYYAIDAGFAFMSTETGELLCGKQQEQSAAVKLQNPEADGIYIAHVSAAVPALRAESWRTYNQAFFGALRIEKNTMFMLVFLIFVVVTVNIYNGMRRSIYERREEISVLASLGAKKEHIQALFIANGFTIGLLGASIGLILGLLLSADINRVFLVAENLVNAVIEVANIILERTFTGFSIFSPQYFYIDSVPVRIFFNEVFAVFLFGLCSASFAASIASRKILILKPAEVLRYE, encoded by the coding sequence ATGAAGCGCACCGACCTTGCATGGATTTTTTTTGTACTGCGGAGATTCAACGCAGCCGATACCAAGGGGCGGTCGGCCATTACCGGAATCTTTTCCGTGCTTGGCATCGCTTTCGGGGTTACGGTATTGATTGTTATTCTCGCGGTGATGAACGGTTTTCAGCGCAGCTTTATCGACACCATTTTGCAGGTAAGCTCGGCGCACGTTCAGCTGTACGGCTCCGAAGCGGCGCTTGAAGAAGCACGGGCAGCCGGCGGCTTTCAATCCTTTTATATATTTTCGGAAACTCAAACGATCATGCAGGGAAATTACGGCAGGCAGCAGCCCGCCATATTGCGCGCCGTGCCCGAAACGGTTTTAGACGATGACCGCGGTTTTGCCGGCGCCGTCACAATGATGGAAGGCAGCTTTGACCTCAGTGCGCCGCATTCCGTTGTGCTCGGGTACGAGCTTGCCCGTATGCTTTCGGTTTCTGCCGGGGACAGGATTTCGCTCCTTGCGCTTTCGGGAACCGCGGATACCGACATCTTTCCTGAGGATGCGGAATGTTTGATTACCGGTTTGATGAAAACCGGTTACTATGCGATTGACGCAGGCTTTGCGTTTATGTCAACGGAAACCGGCGAGCTGCTGTGCGGCAAACAGCAGGAACAGTCCGCGGCGGTAAAACTGCAAAATCCGGAAGCCGACGGGATATATATCGCGCATGTTTCCGCAGCGGTTCCCGCGCTTAGAGCGGAATCGTGGCGTACCTATAATCAGGCTTTTTTCGGCGCGCTGCGTATCGAAAAAAACACGATGTTTATGCTCGTGTTTTTAATCTTTGTGGTGGTTACGGTGAATATTTACAACGGAATGCGGCGTTCCATCTATGAGCGGCGGGAGGAAATTTCGGTGCTTGCCTCTTTGGGAGCAAAAAAGGAGCACATCCAAGCCCTCTTTATCGCAAACGGTTTTACAATAGGGCTTTTGGGCGCTTCGATCGGCTTGATCTTAGGGCTTTTGCTTTCCGCCGACATCAACCGTGTATTTTTAGTGGCGGAAAATCTGGTAAATGCCGTCATAGAAGTTGCAAATATTATATTGGAGCGTACGTTTACCGGCTTCAGTATTTTCAGTCCTCAATATTTTTATATTGATTCGGTGCCGGTGCGTATTTTTTTCAATGAAGTTTTTGCCGTGTTCTTATTCGGTCTTTGTTCCGCGAGTTTTGCCGCTTCGATTGCATCCCGAAAAATCCTTATCCTTAAACCTGCGGAGGTGCTTCGCTATGAATAA
- the thrS gene encoding threonine--tRNA ligase has protein sequence MNYSLPKSEKLPLIRHSIAHIMAEAVMNLFPGTKVAIGPAIEHGFYYDFDLPTPITQNDLARIEKEMRRLLSTPQNFVKEVVTRQQALDLFKDQPFKCELINDLPPDAEISIYRSGNFVDLCKGPHVANSKEINAQSFKLEKIAGAYWRGDEKRPMLTRIYGTAWETPNDLKTYLTMQAEAEKHDHRKIGRELDLFHIEEDNPGEVFWHPNGWTLYLTVQQHVRQKIKEDGYVEVNTPFVMPQSLWLRSGHWEKYKENMFITESEKRMFALKPMNCPGHVEIFKQGIKSYRDLPLRIAEFGSCTRNEPSGSLHGIMRVRGFVQDDAHIFCTEEQISSEVCKFCNLLKSLYRDFGFDDKAILVKFSTRPEKRVGDDATWDRAENALAEACKAAGLEYEIAPGEGAFYGPKLEFTLVDALGREWQCGTIQADYQLPSKDRLNAEYIGEDNQKHQPVMLHRAALGSLERFIGILIEQFGGALPPWLSPVQAMVIPVAPVFNEYAEQIASVLTKAGFRVKADIDTDRMNAKIRKYQEQKIPYQLVVGEKEKQSNSVTVRLLKGEQKTMSVDEFAAFLKLKTDTVAVSAEF, from the coding sequence ATGAACTATTCATTACCGAAATCTGAAAAGTTGCCGTTAATACGGCATAGTATTGCACATATAATGGCGGAAGCCGTTATGAATTTATTTCCCGGAACAAAGGTGGCTATTGGGCCTGCCATTGAACACGGATTTTATTATGATTTTGACCTTCCGACGCCGATTACACAAAATGACCTTGCACGCATCGAAAAAGAGATGCGCCGCCTTTTATCCACTCCGCAAAACTTTGTAAAAGAAGTTGTTACGAGGCAGCAGGCGTTAGACCTTTTTAAAGATCAGCCGTTTAAATGCGAGCTTATCAATGATTTACCTCCGGATGCGGAAATCTCGATTTACCGCTCGGGAAATTTTGTCGATTTATGCAAGGGGCCTCATGTTGCCAATTCAAAGGAAATTAACGCACAGAGCTTTAAACTGGAAAAAATTGCCGGAGCTTATTGGCGCGGTGATGAAAAACGGCCGATGCTGACCCGTATCTACGGTACCGCATGGGAAACGCCGAATGACCTGAAAACTTACTTGACTATGCAGGCTGAAGCGGAAAAACACGATCACCGCAAAATAGGGCGGGAACTTGACCTTTTCCATATTGAAGAAGACAATCCCGGCGAAGTATTTTGGCATCCGAACGGCTGGACGCTTTACTTAACCGTGCAGCAGCATGTACGGCAAAAGATAAAAGAGGACGGCTATGTTGAGGTAAATACCCCCTTTGTTATGCCGCAAAGCCTCTGGTTGCGGTCGGGACACTGGGAAAAATATAAGGAAAACATGTTTATCACCGAAAGTGAAAAACGGATGTTTGCACTTAAACCGATGAACTGTCCGGGACATGTCGAAATCTTTAAGCAAGGCATAAAAAGCTACCGCGATCTTCCGCTGCGTATTGCGGAGTTCGGTTCTTGTACTCGGAATGAACCGTCCGGCTCCCTGCACGGTATTATGCGGGTTCGCGGCTTTGTTCAGGATGATGCGCATATCTTCTGCACGGAAGAGCAAATTTCCTCGGAAGTGTGTAAGTTCTGTAATTTACTCAAGTCGCTTTACCGGGATTTCGGTTTTGACGATAAGGCCATACTCGTTAAATTTTCTACACGGCCTGAAAAACGTGTCGGCGACGATGCAACATGGGATAGGGCAGAGAATGCACTTGCGGAAGCATGTAAAGCAGCCGGCCTCGAATACGAAATTGCTCCCGGAGAAGGCGCCTTTTACGGGCCTAAACTTGAGTTTACGCTTGTCGATGCACTCGGCCGCGAATGGCAGTGCGGCACCATACAGGCGGATTATCAGCTGCCTTCTAAAGATAGGCTGAATGCCGAGTACATCGGTGAAGACAATCAGAAGCATCAACCCGTTATGCTGCACCGCGCGGCGCTCGGTTCACTTGAGCGGTTTATCGGTATTTTGATTGAGCAGTTCGGCGGCGCCTTACCCCCATGGCTTTCTCCCGTGCAGGCAATGGTTATTCCCGTTGCTCCGGTGTTCAACGAATACGCGGAACAGATTGCCTCGGTGCTTACAAAAGCCGGATTCCGTGTAAAGGCCGACATCGATACCGACCGCATGAACGCCAAAATCAGGAAGTATCAGGAACAAAAAATTCCTTATCAGCTGGTTGTCGGCGAAAAAGAAAAGCAGAGCAACAGCGTTACCGTCCGGCTTTTAAAGGGCGAGCAAAAGACAATGTCCGTCGATGAATTTGCAGCTTTTTTAAAACTCAAGACCGATACCGTTGCAGTCAGCGCTGAATTTTAA
- a CDS encoding PEGA domain-containing protein produces MKVKRLCAAVIAIITALCAAAQTKEEVPVWSITAAKFTLTDVPELYASYATALPTMLNLFCAVPASRLVTPEEKKARQLPDYTAKKLALIHERGALIAERDSLYLAVISEKEKIKQTAALNKKIKAKEADIQKAQEKIDRLLADTSFTAETLPVMVWKDGGRVFELPEYANIPQTLKTENISAVINGTVQDLAGYMYVSVVLTTGLPGMPEYRFSEAGAYQSIEAVARSLAAQIMTAIKNTQPATVVLSVEPEDAEVYLDNELLAAAEGTLYIYEGSHRLEVIASGYDSAGKTIEAHAGKDYLLKISLKKEKSISVGFEFTKPAADVFLHTQYFSGTPFQTDIPTGKTTAVSFSYDDVKTYVVLRPDNFIRQGETAYQLQVSLNKENTKTLIDRRRNVLYWSLGAFYAALPIFMILQGITADMASAAADSHLRVTEDVEKTYRTLVTASVVVGGLTIGLGINYAVQLGLYLYAADQSIPKEASKSKRNR; encoded by the coding sequence ATGAAGGTAAAACGGCTTTGTGCCGCTGTGATTGCAATTATTACCGCGCTGTGCGCTGCCGCTCAAACTAAGGAAGAAGTTCCCGTATGGTCGATTACGGCGGCAAAATTTACGCTGACCGATGTACCTGAATTATATGCATCATACGCAACGGCATTGCCTACGATGCTGAATCTTTTTTGCGCCGTACCCGCAAGCAGGCTGGTAACTCCCGAAGAGAAAAAAGCGCGGCAGTTGCCGGATTATACCGCAAAAAAACTTGCGCTTATCCACGAGCGGGGAGCCTTAATCGCAGAGCGGGATTCGCTGTATCTTGCAGTCATCTCCGAAAAAGAGAAGATAAAACAGACGGCTGCACTCAACAAAAAAATAAAAGCAAAGGAAGCGGATATTCAAAAGGCGCAAGAAAAAATCGATCGATTGTTGGCCGATACCTCTTTTACTGCCGAAACACTCCCCGTTATGGTATGGAAGGACGGCGGGCGGGTGTTTGAGCTGCCTGAGTATGCAAATATTCCGCAAACGCTTAAAACCGAAAATATTTCCGCGGTTATTAACGGCACCGTACAGGATTTGGCGGGATATATGTATGTATCGGTTGTGCTGACAACCGGTTTGCCGGGTATGCCCGAATACCGTTTCAGTGAGGCAGGGGCGTATCAATCAATCGAAGCAGTAGCCCGGTCGTTGGCGGCGCAAATTATGACGGCAATCAAAAATACCCAGCCTGCAACGGTCGTGCTGAGCGTCGAACCGGAAGATGCGGAAGTATATTTGGATAACGAGCTGTTAGCAGCGGCGGAAGGTACTCTCTACATATATGAAGGGAGCCATCGGCTGGAGGTAATAGCTTCGGGTTATGATTCGGCCGGTAAAACTATCGAAGCTCACGCAGGAAAAGATTATTTGCTTAAAATAAGCTTAAAGAAAGAAAAGAGTATTTCCGTCGGCTTTGAGTTTACAAAACCTGCTGCTGATGTATTTTTACATACGCAGTATTTTTCAGGTACTCCGTTTCAAACCGATATTCCTACCGGTAAAACTACCGCCGTGAGTTTTTCTTATGACGATGTAAAAACGTACGTTGTGCTCCGCCCCGATAATTTTATACGGCAGGGAGAAACAGCATATCAGCTGCAGGTCTCGCTTAATAAAGAAAATACCAAGACATTGATCGACCGGCGGCGGAATGTTTTGTATTGGTCGCTCGGGGCGTTTTATGCGGCGCTTCCTATTTTTATGATTTTACAAGGAATAACTGCGGATATGGCTTCGGCTGCTGCAGATTCTCATTTGCGTGTTACTGAGGATGTGGAGAAGACATACCGCACACTTGTTACCGCTTCTGTGGTTGTGGGGGGACTTACAATCGGTTTGGGCATTAACTATGCAGTGCAGCTCGGATTGTACCTGTATGCTGCCGATCAAAGTATCCCAAAAGAGGCAAGTAAATCTAAGAGGAACCGCTAA
- a CDS encoding bacteriohemerythrin, producing the protein MAEETKDTGEVNTGWVCWDKKLELGIPRIDSQHRKLVAMCNELHEALINRQKRSKGEWLVTVGDVLRQAVNYTQTHFADEEKLMKACGFSGYEAHKQRHKEFVHTITQVLIGFDEMTLTLGFDFADYLRDWILSHIAYEDKQYCPVMRSFYHALQEYSRRQHEASNTAMEPTQ; encoded by the coding sequence ATGGCAGAAGAAACGAAAGACACGGGAGAAGTAAATACCGGTTGGGTATGTTGGGATAAAAAGCTTGAACTCGGTATTCCCCGCATAGATAGCCAGCACCGCAAACTGGTAGCTATGTGTAATGAGCTGCATGAAGCGCTGATTAACCGCCAAAAACGGAGCAAAGGCGAATGGCTGGTAACGGTTGGCGATGTACTGCGGCAGGCTGTGAACTATACCCAAACACATTTTGCCGACGAAGAAAAGCTGATGAAGGCATGCGGATTTTCCGGCTATGAAGCGCACAAGCAGCGGCATAAGGAATTTGTACACACAATTACACAGGTATTGATCGGATTTGATGAAATGACCTTAACACTCGGCTTTGATTTTGCCGATTATCTACGGGATTGGATATTGTCCCATATTGCCTACGAGGATAAACAGTACTGTCCGGTTATGCGCTCCTTTTATCATGCATTGCAAGAATATAGCCGGCGGCAGCACGAAGCTTCAAATACCGCAATGGAACCGACGCAGTAG
- a CDS encoding penicillin-binding protein 1A: MRGRTVFLYIYLVFIFTVLVAGSAMLGYLLAETASVKQSEQFTAFNPDLPTRILDIRGDLITEFSSNEKREIIKFEQIPPALINALLVREDRSFYRHRGFTLKAIFRAVIGKLTGRTLGGGSTITQQIAGLLYCDRTDMSISRKIKELWWAVQMERRYSKDEILELYLNKVYFGGGTYGVSAACRFYFGHSVAEITPAEAAILVIQLSNPAYYNPFEYPNRVQERQGYVLDEMVRLGYLTQEERDESYDDYWAHFDYTRTNSSAWFNREDKARWFSEYVRRQLETMMYGTMDFYSDGYIVHTTCDLRHQAAAEKEMGDYIKIANNRVKNTRSHRFAQSELYSNITALVSLAFDIPALHIDSERVQARTLSYYRSDLNPIVDMAAMLFGLNNLKITGAKSTAKVQDELARKTVEGTLICLENNTGYITALVGGSKFDESNQMIRATQGRVQPGSSFKPLLYSAAFDTKLITPATVLEDTPQVFKNQSGVPYIPNNYAGHWQGTVLAWRALARSLNIPAIKVLDTIGFDAAITRSAALLGITDPDEIDRTFPRLYPLALGVISVAPIQMAKAFAVFANQGRRVDPIAIRTVENRNGTIVMDPERDLRQEQRRRGNAMQVISPQNAYLMTSVLQRTITEGTLAYASGSGSKFRYKDKTTGKYFSIPVAGKTGTTQNWSDAWTIGYSPYYTAAVWFGYDKGGQSLGLDNTGATLAGLPWANFMKTIHEGMPYRDFIRPETGLTSVSVCSKSGKLPTPYCDEGTVSLYFLSGTEPTEACAYHEANNVLREIAKDRLRKSNYSTGQAPVDIIKTDVLLDPRIFEDPEPSRNRRTGNTGYTGDPFANDELTVPSNSGNIVESDSSLSEGEDTTLPDQSPLNPQQGQGTNSTLQPPIPQTHLEPIDEGTPLPSFPPVESDTDNTESEKTEQDGTIQGEGINPWL; the protein is encoded by the coding sequence ATGCGCGGACGTACCGTCTTTTTATATATTTATCTTGTTTTTATTTTTACCGTGCTTGTTGCGGGTTCTGCGATGCTAGGCTACTTACTGGCGGAAACAGCCTCCGTAAAGCAGAGCGAACAATTTACCGCCTTTAATCCCGATTTACCGACCCGGATACTCGATATACGCGGAGACTTGATTACCGAATTTTCTTCCAACGAAAAACGGGAGATTATTAAATTCGAGCAAATACCGCCCGCATTGATCAATGCACTCCTCGTCCGTGAAGACCGCAGTTTTTATCGGCACCGCGGTTTTACGCTCAAGGCAATTTTTCGTGCCGTCATCGGGAAACTTACCGGAAGAACGCTCGGCGGCGGAAGTACCATCACTCAGCAAATAGCAGGACTTTTATACTGCGACCGAACCGACATGAGCATCTCGCGGAAGATAAAGGAACTGTGGTGGGCAGTCCAGATGGAGCGCCGGTACTCAAAAGACGAAATCCTCGAACTCTATTTAAACAAAGTATACTTCGGCGGAGGAACCTATGGCGTAAGCGCTGCCTGCCGGTTTTACTTCGGCCATTCCGTAGCGGAAATCACCCCTGCGGAAGCGGCAATACTGGTTATCCAGCTATCGAACCCCGCCTATTATAATCCCTTTGAATATCCGAACCGCGTACAGGAGCGACAGGGCTACGTCCTTGACGAGATGGTTAGACTCGGCTACCTTACGCAAGAAGAACGCGACGAATCCTACGATGACTATTGGGCTCATTTCGATTATACGCGCACCAATTCATCCGCGTGGTTCAATCGTGAAGATAAAGCGCGTTGGTTTTCCGAATATGTACGCCGCCAGCTTGAAACGATGATGTACGGCACGATGGATTTTTATTCCGACGGTTATATCGTACACACCACCTGCGATCTGCGCCATCAGGCGGCTGCGGAAAAAGAGATGGGCGACTATATCAAGATTGCCAATAACCGCGTAAAGAATACCCGCTCTCATCGTTTTGCACAGAGCGAACTGTATAGCAATATTACCGCGCTTGTCTCGCTCGCTTTTGACATTCCTGCGCTTCATATCGATTCCGAACGGGTGCAGGCAAGAACGCTCTCCTACTACCGCAGCGATTTAAACCCGATTGTGGATATGGCGGCAATGCTTTTCGGGCTAAACAACCTAAAGATTACCGGCGCAAAAAGCACGGCCAAGGTGCAAGATGAGCTTGCGCGGAAAACGGTTGAAGGAACGCTCATCTGTTTGGAAAATAATACCGGCTACATTACCGCCCTTGTCGGCGGCAGTAAATTCGATGAATCGAATCAGATGATACGGGCGACTCAGGGGCGCGTTCAACCGGGAAGCTCATTTAAGCCACTGCTTTATTCCGCAGCATTCGATACCAAATTGATCACACCGGCAACGGTATTGGAGGATACCCCGCAGGTATTTAAAAACCAAAGCGGTGTTCCGTACATTCCGAACAACTATGCAGGACATTGGCAAGGTACCGTTTTGGCATGGCGGGCATTGGCACGGTCGCTGAATATCCCTGCAATTAAGGTACTCGATACCATCGGCTTTGATGCAGCCATTACCCGATCTGCAGCTCTACTCGGCATCACCGATCCCGACGAAATAGACCGTACGTTCCCAAGATTGTATCCTCTTGCGCTTGGCGTTATCAGCGTTGCTCCCATTCAGATGGCAAAGGCATTTGCCGTCTTTGCAAACCAAGGACGGCGGGTTGACCCCATCGCTATTCGCACCGTTGAAAACCGCAACGGCACAATCGTGATGGATCCCGAACGCGATTTACGGCAGGAACAGCGGCGGCGCGGAAATGCAATGCAAGTTATCAGCCCGCAAAATGCCTATCTGATGACATCGGTACTGCAAAGAACGATAACCGAAGGAACACTTGCGTATGCTTCAGGCAGCGGCTCAAAATTCCGGTATAAAGATAAAACGACCGGTAAGTATTTTTCCATTCCCGTTGCGGGTAAAACCGGTACAACTCAAAACTGGTCGGATGCATGGACAATCGGATATTCTCCGTATTATACCGCTGCCGTTTGGTTCGGGTATGACAAAGGAGGCCAGTCCCTCGGACTTGATAATACGGGTGCAACGCTCGCGGGGCTTCCATGGGCAAATTTTATGAAGACTATCCACGAAGGTATGCCCTATAGGGATTTTATTCGCCCCGAAACGGGATTGACATCCGTATCGGTTTGTTCAAAATCGGGAAAGCTCCCTACGCCTTACTGTGATGAAGGAACGGTATCGCTCTACTTTTTATCCGGTACGGAGCCGACGGAAGCCTGTGCCTACCATGAGGCAAACAATGTACTGCGTGAAATTGCAAAAGACCGTTTACGCAAAAGCAATTACAGCACCGGACAAGCACCCGTCGATATTATTAAAACGGATGTACTGCTTGATCCGCGTATTTTTGAGGATCCCGAACCAAGTAGAAACAGGCGGACAGGAAATACTGGCTATACGGGAGATCCGTTTGCAAACGATGAACTTACCGTGCCTTCCAATTCGGGCAATATCGTTGAATCGGATTCATCGCTGAGTGAAGGCGAAGATACTACGCTGCCGGATCAGTCTCCGCTTAATCCGCAACAAGGACAAGGAACAAACAGTACACTGCAGCCGCCGATTCCTCAAACGCACTTGGAACCTATAGATGAAGGAACTCCGCTGCCGTCTTTCCCGCCCGTAGAATCGGACACCGACAATACGGAATCCGAAAAAACGGAGCAGGACGGGACGATACAGGGTGAGGGAATTAATCCGTGGTTATAA
- the prfB gene encoding peptide chain release factor 2 (programmed frameshift), with protein MLLEEYKPQITALKADVDEIWRRLDSEAVKKRIAEKEAVAGQEGFWNDPKKAEKLLSEIKKLKNRIEPWETLIADIEDLQTLYELTQEAGDADNADSVQEIDMSLKELQERFEKLNTLALLSDEVDGSDAFLTVHAGAGGTEACDWAQMLTRMYLRWAERRGFSVETLDELEADEGLKSITLQIRGDYAYGFLKAETGVHRLIRISPFDANARRHTSFSSVYVFPVLDDTIEVNIRPEDLRVDTYRAGGAGGQHVNKTDSAVRLTHLPTGIVVACQNERSQISNRATAMSMLKARLYEYYRNEKEKENAKFAAEKKGISWGNQIRSYIFQPYTMVKDHRTKHETGNIQAVMDGDIDGFIEDFLKKQWANQLMYEDSPE; from the exons ATGTTATTGGAAGAATATAAACCGCAGATTACAGCACTTAAAGCCGATGTTGACGAAATTTGGAGGCGTCTT GACTCCGAAGCGGTAAAAAAACGGATTGCGGAAAAAGAAGCCGTTGCGGGACAGGAAGGCTTTTGGAACGATCCTAAAAAAGCCGAGAAACTCTTGTCGGAAATTAAAAAACTGAAAAACCGTATCGAACCGTGGGAGACGCTCATTGCCGATATAGAAGATTTGCAAACCCTCTATGAGTTGACTCAAGAAGCCGGTGATGCCGATAATGCGGATTCCGTTCAAGAAATCGATATGTCGCTTAAAGAGCTTCAAGAACGGTTTGAAAAACTCAATACTTTAGCGCTTCTTTCGGACGAGGTTGACGGGAGCGATGCCTTTTTGACGGTACATGCGGGAGCAGGCGGAACGGAAGCCTGCGATTGGGCACAGATGCTGACTCGTATGTACCTCCGCTGGGCGGAACGCCGCGGCTTTAGCGTTGAAACGCTTGACGAGCTGGAAGCCGATGAGGGGTTAAAATCCATCACCTTACAGATACGCGGCGACTATGCCTACGGCTTTTTAAAGGCGGAAACCGGCGTGCACCGGCTTATCAGAATCAGTCCGTTTGATGCTAACGCCCGCCGCCATACCTCTTTTTCTTCCGTGTATGTGTTTCCCGTACTTGATGATACCATCGAGGTCAATATCAGGCCGGAGGATTTACGGGTAGACACCTACCGTGCAGGCGGAGCGGGGGGGCAGCATGTCAATAAAACAGACTCTGCCGTGCGGCTTACACACCTGCCCACCGGTATTGTCGTTGCGTGCCAAAATGAGCGCAGTCAAATTTCCAACAGGGCAACCGCTATGAGTATGCTGAAAGCACGGCTTTACGAATACTACCGGAACGAAAAAGAAAAAGAGAATGCGAAATTTGCCGCCGAAAAAAAAGGAATTTCGTGGGGAAATCAAATCAGGTCGTATATCTTTCAACCTTATACAATGGTAAAAGATCACCGTACAAAGCATGAAACGGGCAATATTCAAGCCGTTATGGACGGCGATATAGACGGATTTATCGAAGACTTTTTGAAAAAACAATGGGCGAATCAGCTGATGTATGAGGATAGCCCGGAATGA
- a CDS encoding CRISPR-associated endoribonuclease cas2 — translation MFVSVMIDPGGQDSAAHLSELLTFYGFERMQRACWESVTLNEKQLVSLKREIDRVTDYYDVVRIYQYPVEGVLAISTLAKKKWRKLLIRPPKEM, via the coding sequence ATGTTTGTGTCGGTAATGATAGATCCGGGCGGACAGGACTCCGCTGCCCATCTTTCTGAATTATTAACTTTCTACGGATTTGAGCGAATGCAGCGTGCATGCTGGGAGTCCGTTACTCTTAACGAAAAACAGTTGGTTTCTCTTAAACGCGAAATAGATCGGGTAACCGATTATTATGACGTTGTCCGAATATATCAGTATCCCGTCGAAGGCGTATTGGCAATTTCCACGCTTGCTAAGAAAAAGTGGCGGAAGCTTTTAATCCGTCCGCCTAAAGAAATGTAA
- the ftsY gene encoding signal recognition particle-docking protein FtsY: protein MAKRSFSESLKKLFGIHSKLDDSFFESVTDTLVEGDIGAQFAFEIEDQLRSECKKRKIEQQEQVLQVLYDILLPFLPVASFMPEKDKTSVYLLLGVNGVGKTTTAAKLAQYFKSRFEAPIILAAADTFRAAAIEQLEYHGKQLDVRVIAHQYGGDPGAVIFDAAQAVRAQGGGLVIADTAGRLHNKENLVRELQKINRIAESKTDEGCYKKILVLDVTAGQSGFRQAEVFHEAVGVDAVILTKYDSTAKGGIALSVGRQLNLPVIFTGTGEKYGDFAPFNADTYLREFIGMPV, encoded by the coding sequence ATGGCAAAACGAAGTTTTTCCGAAAGTTTAAAAAAGCTGTTCGGTATTCATTCCAAATTGGATGATTCCTTTTTTGAAAGCGTAACCGATACGTTGGTAGAAGGAGATATCGGCGCTCAATTTGCATTTGAGATTGAAGATCAGCTTCGTTCCGAATGTAAAAAACGGAAAATTGAGCAGCAAGAACAGGTATTGCAAGTTTTGTACGATATTTTGCTGCCTTTTTTGCCGGTTGCTTCTTTTATGCCGGAGAAAGATAAAACTTCGGTGTATTTGCTGCTGGGTGTAAACGGAGTCGGAAAGACGACGACTGCGGCAAAACTTGCTCAATATTTTAAATCCCGCTTTGAAGCGCCTATCATACTTGCCGCGGCGGATACCTTTAGAGCTGCAGCGATAGAGCAGCTTGAATATCATGGAAAACAGCTTGATGTGCGGGTTATTGCACATCAGTACGGCGGGGATCCGGGGGCGGTTATCTTCGATGCGGCACAGGCAGTGCGGGCGCAAGGCGGCGGTCTTGTCATCGCCGATACTGCAGGGCGTCTCCATAATAAGGAAAACCTTGTGAGGGAACTGCAAAAGATCAACAGGATTGCAGAATCCAAAACCGATGAAGGCTGCTATAAGAAGATACTCGTGCTCGATGTAACGGCAGGGCAAAGCGGCTTCCGGCAAGCTGAAGTGTTCCATGAGGCGGTCGGCGTCGATGCGGTTATCCTTACAAAGTATGATTCAACGGCAAAAGGCGGCATCGCGCTCAGTGTGGGGCGGCAGCTGAACCTGCCGGTCATCTTTACCGGTACCGGAGAAAAATACGGGGACTTTGCTCCCTTTAATGCCGATACCTATCTGCGGGAATTTATCGGTATGCCGGTATGA
- a CDS encoding deoxycytidylate deaminase, whose protein sequence is MTEEPYVRPTWDEYFMEVCRAIAKRATCDRGRSGCVIARDNQLLVTGYVGAPRGLPHCDDVGHQFKKVQHEDGSVSQHCVRTVHAEQNAICQAAKRGISIDGATLYCKMTPCRTCAMLIINCGIKRVIAEKRYHDSADSIAMFKQAGVILEHLNDTVEAYQDQ, encoded by the coding sequence ATGACTGAAGAACCGTACGTCCGTCCTACATGGGATGAATATTTTATGGAAGTGTGCCGCGCAATCGCAAAGCGTGCAACATGCGACCGCGGCAGATCCGGATGCGTTATCGCACGGGATAATCAGCTCTTGGTTACCGGTTATGTCGGCGCACCGCGCGGATTACCCCACTGCGACGATGTCGGGCACCAGTTTAAAAAGGTGCAGCATGAAGACGGTTCCGTAAGCCAGCACTGCGTCCGTACCGTTCATGCGGAACAAAATGCTATTTGCCAAGCCGCAAAGCGTGGCATCAGCATCGATGGGGCTACGCTTTACTGCAAAATGACCCCCTGCCGCACCTGCGCAATGCTGATTATCAACTGCGGCATCAAACGGGTTATCGCCGAAAAACGATACCACGACAGCGCCGACTCAATTGCGATGTTTAAGCAGGCAGGCGTTATCCTTGAACACCTCAATGATACTGTAGAAGCATATCAAGACCAATAG